The following are encoded together in the Lathyrus oleraceus cultivar Zhongwan6 chromosome 3, CAAS_Psat_ZW6_1.0, whole genome shotgun sequence genome:
- the LOC127132211 gene encoding peroxygenase 2 has protein sequence MTPTKDPSSEAMEEKVDASREAMSTVARKAPITIERKVPENLDTKLPKPYMPRALVAPDAENVNGTWGHKHNDMSVLQQHASFFDIDNDGIIYPWETFKGFRALGFNVVSSFIFTIILHVAMSYSTLPTWLPSPMLPIYIRNIHRAKHGSDSGSYDTEGRFVPANLELMFSKYARQVPDKLSMRELWHMTQANSVAYDFFGWAASKFEWGVLYILAKDEQGFLSKEAVRRCFDGSLFEYCAKMRNGATGKMA, from the exons ATGACACCAACAAAAGATCCATCGAGTGAAGCCATGGAAGAAAAAGTAGACGCATCTAGAGAAGCCATGTCAACAGTGGCACGCAAGGCACCTATAACAATTGAAAGAAAAGTTCCAGAAAACTTGGATACCAAGCTTCCCAAGCCTT ATATGCCACGAGCCTTGGTTGCCCCTGATGCAGAGAATGTGAATGGCACCTGGGGTCACAAGCATAATGACATGTCTGTCCTTCAACAACATGCCTCCTTCTTCGATATCGACAATGATGGTATCATATATCCATGGGAGACATTCAAAG GATTTCGCGCGCTTGGTTTCAATGTTGTTTCTTCCTTCATATTTACAATTATTCTTCATGTAGCTATGAGCTATTCAACTCTTCCT ACATGGCTACCTTCACCTATGTTACCAATTTACATACGAAATATACATAGAGCAAAACATGGAAGTGATTCAGGGAGCTATGACACAGAGGGAAG GTTCGTTCCAGCAAATTTGGAACTAATGTTCAGTAAGTATGCTCGTCAAGTGCCTGATAAATTGTCAATGAGAGAGTTGTGGCACATGACTCAAGCAAACAGTGTTGCATATGACTTCTTTGGCTG GGCTGCAAGCAAATTTGAGTGGGGTGTTTTGTATATTCTAGCAAAAGATGAACAAGGTTTTCTATCAAAAGAAGCTGTGAGACGATGTTTTGATGGAAGCTTATTTGAGTATTGTGCTAAAATGCGTAATGGTGCAACTGGAAAGATGGCTTGA